The following proteins are encoded in a genomic region of Methanomicrobiales archaeon HGW-Methanomicrobiales-1:
- a CDS encoding ATP-binding protein, whose product MSWAALTSGGKDSILSCQKAIDSGKDVRYMVTARPENRDSYMFHSANLDAVPVMAKVAGMEYIEIATHGRKEDELADLEAGLAALDIEGVIAGAVASEYQAVRVKTITDKLGVELFTPLWHMDTELLLKEVAARMDAMIIVTAAEGLDESFLGAHFNEDLISRLKRVAAARRINLAGEGGEYESLTLNAPFFSRPITYTSSEIRSLPDRHELVLGGFS is encoded by the coding sequence ATGAGCTGGGCCGCACTCACTTCCGGGGGAAAAGACTCGATCCTGTCGTGCCAGAAGGCCATCGACAGCGGAAAGGATGTGCGGTACATGGTGACGGCCCGCCCCGAGAACCGCGACTCGTACATGTTCCATTCAGCCAATCTCGATGCAGTCCCGGTTATGGCAAAAGTTGCCGGTATGGAGTACATTGAGATCGCAACCCACGGGCGCAAGGAAGATGAACTGGCAGATCTCGAAGCCGGGCTTGCCGCACTGGATATCGAGGGCGTAATTGCCGGCGCGGTTGCATCGGAATACCAGGCAGTCCGGGTGAAGACGATCACCGACAAACTCGGCGTTGAACTTTTCACGCCGCTCTGGCACATGGATACCGAACTCCTGCTGAAGGAAGTGGCGGCCCGTATGGATGCCATGATCATTGTCACTGCCGCAGAAGGACTTGACGAGAGTTTTCTCGGGGCGCATTTCAACGAGGATCTCATCAGCCGGCTCAAACGGGTCGCTGCTGCCCGGCGGATCAATCTTGCCGGCGAAGGCGGGGAGTACGAGAGCCTCACGCTCAATGCGCCATTCTTCTCCCGGCCGATCACTTACACGAGTTCAGAGATCCGGTCGCTACCCGACCGGCATGAACTGGTGCTCGGGGGTTTTTCCTGA
- a CDS encoding sugar kinase produces MIHIVGHTAIDHISRVAHLPEKNCSTHISDRQIYFGGGAANIAAGIAMLGEKVTLVSCIGDDFTGSDYDRWMHKLGIGQQFFAVPGTHTPTAFMFTDDCGDQMTFFEWGASKAFATSDAPSLPFVHMATADPTFNCRVAERSEFASFDPGQDVFYYSREQLETIITNIDVLFANQHEVKQMCGTLGITREALIGQVDTAIFTMSGDGSTLYTKGKEHFVPVVPVTLADPTGAGDAYRAGFLSAYVRGYTPVTCCKIGTVTASYVVEHVGCQTHLPDWNAMKMRYQQHFGTLETPGKTGV; encoded by the coding sequence ATGATCCATATTGTCGGGCACACGGCTATCGATCATATATCCCGGGTAGCCCACCTGCCCGAAAAGAACTGCTCGACCCATATCTCTGACCGGCAGATCTATTTCGGCGGCGGTGCGGCAAATATTGCAGCAGGTATCGCGATGCTGGGCGAGAAGGTAACCTTAGTCTCCTGCATTGGCGATGATTTTACCGGCAGCGACTATGATCGCTGGATGCATAAACTCGGCATCGGTCAGCAGTTCTTTGCGGTGCCGGGCACCCATACCCCGACTGCGTTTATGTTCACCGATGATTGCGGCGACCAGATGACCTTTTTCGAGTGGGGGGCTTCAAAGGCATTCGCGACTTCCGATGCGCCGTCACTCCCGTTCGTTCACATGGCAACGGCGGATCCAACGTTCAACTGCCGGGTTGCGGAGCGAAGCGAGTTTGCCTCGTTCGATCCCGGGCAGGATGTTTTCTATTATTCCAGGGAACAGCTCGAGACGATCATCACCAATATCGATGTACTCTTTGCCAACCAGCACGAGGTAAAACAGATGTGCGGGACGCTGGGTATCACCCGCGAAGCGCTGATCGGCCAGGTGGACACGGCAATTTTCACCATGAGCGGGGACGGGAGCACGCTTTATACAAAAGGCAAGGAGCATTTCGTGCCGGTAGTCCCGGTCACGCTTGCCGATCCAACCGGTGCCGGAGACGCGTACCGGGCCGGGTTCCTCTCGGCATACGTACGCGGGTATACCCCGGTAACGTGCTGCAAGATCGGCACGGTCACGGCATCGTACGTGGTCGAACACGTTGGCTGCCAGACGCACCTGCCGGACTGGAACGCGATGAAGATGCGGTACCAGCAGCATTTCGGTACCCTTGAGACGCCGGGAAAGACAGGAGTATAA
- a CDS encoding nitroreductase codes for MDSSEFLGFLTSRSSVREYSDEPLTQEEIDYLVTCAGTAPSAGNLESWDVVVVTDEETKAMLAEAALDQEHIEKAPAIFVVCANYVRGMSRYGDRGILYGLEDATIACTYMMLAAHARKLQSCWTGAFDDEEVRTVLSLPPHIRPVSLLAVGKGHPPAQLSGRMAEGEHVHLNTW; via the coding sequence ATGGACTCCTCTGAATTTTTAGGATTTTTAACCAGCCGTTCGTCGGTGCGCGAGTACAGTGACGAGCCCCTGACCCAGGAAGAGATCGATTATCTCGTGACCTGTGCAGGTACCGCACCGAGTGCCGGGAATCTTGAGTCCTGGGACGTGGTCGTGGTCACGGATGAAGAGACAAAAGCTATGCTGGCCGAAGCTGCGCTCGACCAGGAGCATATCGAAAAAGCGCCCGCGATCTTTGTCGTGTGTGCCAATTATGTGCGGGGGATGTCGCGCTACGGGGACCGGGGAATCCTGTACGGGCTTGAGGATGCAACGATTGCCTGCACGTACATGATGCTTGCCGCCCATGCACGCAAACTCCAGTCCTGCTGGACCGGCGCATTCGATGACGAGGAAGTACGCACCGTACTCTCGCTGCCCCCACACATCCGCCCGGTCTCCCTGCTTGCCGTAGGAAAAGGCCACCCGCCGGCACAACTGAGCGGGCGCATGGCAGAAGGAGAGCACGTGCACCTGAATACGTGGTAA
- a CDS encoding Glu-tRNA(Gln) amidotransferase GatDE subunit E yields the protein MDYKALGLVAGIEIHQQLDTKEKLFCHCPTLLREVTEHSGEFFRYLRATESEMGEIDRAAKEEMKRDRKFLYSTYDTTCLVENDEEPPAPLNDEALSVCLTIGKMFGMTPIPQIHTMRKLVIDGSNTSGFQRTGLVAVKGILPNGGEIETICLEEEAAQRVKDDHFSLDRLGIPLIEITTSPCMHTPEEVQKMAEYIGMVLRSTGKVKRGIGTIRQDVNISIASGARVEIKGVQELDLIAEVVKREVQRQQALLAIRDELRAKGASVAHATAQDVTGLFKDTKSTVLKKAKRISAITLKGFAGIVGREIQPGRRLGSEMSDYAKKCGVGGIFHTDELPAYGVTEEEVAMLRSHMHAEAGDCVIIVSGANEKQAACALSQVVIRAGMALSDSPVPEETRKMLEEGSTAYMRPLPGAARMYPETDVLPVVIGEERWKAVTVPELLTHKAERYAKDYAIDLNYALQLAASDKLPLFERAVSEKIKPKLAAFTILSTATELRREGVDVRAVTDESYLAIWHAVETGRAAKEAIPDLLRSIAAGSTVDAALAQLAPAISRAELETVVRKIIATRSDFVKEKGKAALGPLMGLVMEEVRGSVDGKRVSEILRKEIDAAVAGRKE from the coding sequence ATGGATTATAAGGCGCTGGGACTGGTTGCGGGCATCGAGATCCACCAGCAGCTGGATACTAAGGAGAAACTCTTCTGTCACTGCCCGACCCTGCTCCGCGAAGTTACCGAACACAGCGGGGAATTCTTCCGCTACCTCCGGGCAACCGAGAGCGAGATGGGCGAGATCGACCGGGCAGCTAAGGAAGAGATGAAACGCGACCGGAAGTTCCTGTACTCTACGTACGATACCACGTGTCTTGTCGAGAATGATGAGGAACCCCCGGCACCGCTCAATGATGAGGCACTCTCGGTCTGCCTGACGATCGGCAAGATGTTTGGTATGACCCCCATCCCGCAGATCCACACGATGCGCAAGCTGGTCATTGACGGCTCGAACACGAGCGGGTTCCAGCGCACGGGTCTTGTCGCGGTAAAAGGAATCCTCCCGAACGGCGGGGAGATCGAGACCATCTGCCTTGAAGAAGAAGCGGCGCAGCGGGTAAAAGACGATCACTTCTCGCTCGACCGGCTGGGCATCCCCTTGATCGAGATCACCACCTCGCCCTGCATGCACACACCCGAAGAGGTGCAGAAGATGGCCGAGTATATCGGCATGGTGCTGCGCTCCACCGGAAAAGTCAAGCGCGGGATCGGCACGATCCGGCAGGACGTGAATATCTCGATTGCAAGCGGTGCCCGGGTTGAGATCAAAGGCGTGCAGGAACTCGACCTGATTGCAGAAGTCGTGAAACGCGAGGTCCAGCGCCAGCAGGCACTGCTTGCGATCCGCGATGAACTGCGGGCGAAGGGTGCATCGGTTGCCCATGCGACGGCACAGGACGTGACCGGACTCTTCAAAGACACGAAATCAACGGTCCTGAAAAAGGCCAAGCGGATCTCTGCGATCACGCTCAAAGGATTTGCCGGGATCGTGGGTCGCGAGATCCAGCCGGGCCGCCGTCTCGGCAGTGAGATGTCGGACTATGCCAAGAAATGCGGGGTGGGGGGAATCTTCCACACCGATGAGCTGCCTGCATACGGTGTGACGGAAGAGGAAGTCGCGATGCTGCGCAGCCACATGCACGCGGAGGCAGGGGACTGCGTGATCATTGTCTCGGGAGCTAACGAGAAGCAGGCGGCCTGTGCCCTCAGCCAGGTCGTCATCCGGGCCGGCATGGCACTCTCTGATTCTCCGGTACCGGAAGAGACGCGGAAGATGCTGGAAGAAGGCAGCACCGCGTACATGCGCCCGCTGCCCGGCGCAGCGAGGATGTACCCGGAGACGGATGTCCTGCCGGTCGTGATCGGGGAAGAACGCTGGAAGGCAGTCACCGTGCCGGAACTGCTCACGCACAAGGCCGAGCGGTACGCAAAGGACTATGCGATTGACCTGAATTACGCGCTCCAGCTGGCGGCATCTGACAAGCTGCCGCTGTTTGAACGGGCAGTCAGCGAAAAGATCAAGCCCAAGCTTGCGGCATTCACCATCCTCTCCACCGCAACCGAACTCCGGCGCGAAGGCGTTGATGTGCGTGCGGTAACCGATGAGAGTTATCTCGCGATCTGGCATGCCGTGGAGACCGGGCGTGCAGCAAAGGAAGCAATCCCCGATCTTCTCCGCAGTATCGCTGCCGGAAGTACCGTGGATGCTGCCCTCGCCCAGCTCGCGCCTGCGATCTCGCGCGCAGAACTCGAGACCGTCGTAAGAAAGATCATCGCCACCCGTTCGGACTTTGTTAAGGAAAAGGGAAAGGCCGCACTGGGACCGCTCATGGGACTCGTGATGGAAGAGGTCCGGGGCTCGGTTGACGGCAAGCGGGTCAGCGAGATCTTACGAAAAGAGATCGATGCGGCAGTTGCCGGCAGGAAAGAATAA